In one Carassius carassius chromosome 14, fCarCar2.1, whole genome shotgun sequence genomic region, the following are encoded:
- the LOC132157310 gene encoding eukaryotic translation initiation factor 4E-like isoform X2, with protein sequence MATSEPRGTENEEGRADSPTAVVTSPEQYIKHPLQNRWALWYFKNDKSKSWTENLRLISKFDTVEDFWALYNHIQQPSKLGFGCDYCLFKDGIKPMWEDDRNKLGGRWLMTLNKQQRHNDLDRYWMETLLCLIGESFDEASEDVCGAVVNVRPKGDKISIWTGNCQNRDAIMTIGQQYKERLSLPIKMLIGYQSHDDTSSKSGSTTKNMYSV encoded by the exons ATGGCGACTTCGGAGCCG CGAGGAACTGAAAATGAAGAAGGCCGTGCTGACAGTCCTACGGCCGTGGTGACAAGTCCTGAACAGTACATCAAACACCCTTTGCAAAACAG ATGGGCTCTCTGGTATTTCAAAAATGACAAGAGCAAAAGCTGGACAGAAAATCTGCGTCTCATCTCCAAGTTTGACACTGTGGAAGATTTCTGGGC ATTATACAATCACATACAGCAGCCCAGTAAACTTGGATTTGGCTGTGACTACTGTTTATTTAAG GATGGTATTAAACCCATGTGGGAGGATGACAGGAATAAACTCGGTGGAAGGTGGTTAATGACCCTCAACAAACAGCAACGACACAATGACCTTGATCGCTACTGGATGGAGACC CTGTTGTGTTTAATCGGAGAGTCCTTTGATGAAGCCAGTGAAGACGTGTGTGGGGCTGTGGTCAATGTCAGGCCAAAGGGGGATAAAATATCCATCTGGACGGGCAACTGCCAAAACAGAGACGCTATCATGACGATAGG GCAGCAATACAAAGAGCGTTTGAGTCTCCCAATCAAAATGCTCATCGGATACCAGTCACATGACGACACTTCTAGCAAAAGTGGCTCTACAACAAAGAACATGTATTCAGTTTGA
- the LOC132156599 gene encoding transmembrane protein 150A-like has protein sequence MAVWVILPIVLCAVSFIGCWTVYGLALSFNHVCSLNNWEYRNSCQPNETGVCCTLDNVPTISTSGTNFPENSLFTATINAGSFLFMIFCIFHHAHILDRNSVHSLLSKIAVILGCVVSVGAFMAGNCNPAELVLLHYLGAAVSFVFVCLYMTILTSLTSKCMLTGCERVLYPLRIISSFIQITATILYGIFFIQEDYFFKHISAVFEWFLCVNLELYELSYSVEFYFFSSSMLSVLLAKKEEEKPLILS, from the exons ATGGCTGTTTGGGTTATCTTACCAATTGTTCTGTGTGCCGTCTCATTCATCGGATGTTGGACAGT ATACGGCCTTGCATTAAGTTTCAACCATGTCTGCTCACTTAATAACTG GGAATACAGAAATTCATGTCAACCAAATGAAACAGGTGTTTGCTGCACCCTGGATAATGTTCCCACCATAAG CacaagtggaacaaactttccaGAAAACTCCCTTTTCACAGCAACAATCAATGCTGGTTCATTTTTGT TTATGATTTTCTGCATTTTCCATCATGCACACATCCTGGACAGGAACAGTGTTCATTCTCTTCTCAGTAAGATTGCAGTGATTTTAGGCTGTGTGGTGTCTGTGGGTGCTTTCATGGCAGGGAACTGCAAT CCAGCAgagctggtgttgctccattacCTGGGTGCTGCTGTgagctttgtgtttgtgtgtctgtacaTGACCATCCTGACCTCCCTCACTAGTAAATGTATGCTAACTGGATGTGAACGGGTTCTCTACCCTCTACGCATCATCTCCTCATTTATCCAGATCACTGCCACCATCCTCT ATGGCATCTTCTTCATCCAGGAGGATTACTTCTTCAAGCACATCTCTGCTGTCTTTGAATGGTTTCTGTGTGTCAATCTGGAGCTCTATGAACTCAGCTACTCTGTGGAGTTCTACTTTTTCTCCTCATCAATGCTTTCAGTGCTTTTAGCCAAGAAAGAAGAAGAGAAACCTCTAATTTTGTCTTAa
- the LOC132157309 gene encoding NFU1 iron-sulfur cluster scaffold homolog, mitochondrial-like, with product MAASVRWSLLRFIRLHQMRLPVTDRNECYSVWAAHRIQSQRYECKPFSVRMISILTQDTPNPRSLKFLPGKPVLGTGTRDFPTSNSAESSPLARDLFQIEGIKSVFYGPDFITLTKTDNDVDWTEIKRHAIEVITKFFESGEAITTGATHTESSITEDDDEIVLMIKELLDTRIRPTVQEDGGDVIFKGFEDGTVKLKLVGSCTGCPSSTVTLKNGIQNMLQFYIPEVDNVEQVEDEVDEINMKVFAEVEKKLQDS from the exons ATGGCGGCGTCTGTAAGATGGAGTCTACTGCGCTTCATACGGTTACATCAGATGAG ATTGCCTGTAACTGACAGAAATGAGTGTTATTCAGTGTGGGCTGCCCATAGAATACAGTCTCAACGGTATGAATGCAAACCATTCTCAG TACGAATGATTTCAATTTTAACTCAAGACACACCAAACCCCAGAAGTCTAAAGTTTCTTCCCGGTAAGCCTGTGCTGGGGACGGGAACTCGAGATTTCCCAACATCAAATTCGGCAGAGAGTTCCCCTTTAGCAAG GGATCTTTTCCAAATTGAAGGCATAAAAAGTGTCTTTTATGGCCCAGATTTTATCACATTGACAAAG ACAGACAATGATGTTGACTGGACCGAGATTAAGCGGCATGCTATTGAGGTCATTACTAAGTTCTTTGAGAGTGGCGAGGCCATCACAACGGGAGCAACACACACTGAGAGCA GTATtacagaagatgatgatgaaattGTCTTAATGATTAAGGAGCTTTTAGACACACGGATCAG ACCGACGGTTCAGGAGGATGGTGGTGATGTCATATTCAAAGGCTTTGAGGATGGCACAGTGAAGCTGAAGCTGGTTGGGTCCTGTACAGGCTGTCCCAGCTCCACAGTTACCCTAAAAAATGGTATCCAGAACATGTTGCAGTTTTATATACCTGAGGTGGACAATGTAGAACAG GTCGAGGATGAAGTGGATGAGATCAACATGAAGGTGTTTGCGGAAGTGGAGAAGAAATTGCAAGACTCTTAG
- the LOC132157310 gene encoding eukaryotic translation initiation factor 4E-like isoform X1 has product MATSEPVRGRGFLSFSASRRPEMRGTENEEGRADSPTAVVTSPEQYIKHPLQNRWALWYFKNDKSKSWTENLRLISKFDTVEDFWALYNHIQQPSKLGFGCDYCLFKDGIKPMWEDDRNKLGGRWLMTLNKQQRHNDLDRYWMETLLCLIGESFDEASEDVCGAVVNVRPKGDKISIWTGNCQNRDAIMTIGQQYKERLSLPIKMLIGYQSHDDTSSKSGSTTKNMYSV; this is encoded by the exons ATGGCGACTTCGGAGCCGGTAAGAGGGAGAGGGTTTCTTTCATTTAGTGCTTCCCGGCGACCAGAAATG CGAGGAACTGAAAATGAAGAAGGCCGTGCTGACAGTCCTACGGCCGTGGTGACAAGTCCTGAACAGTACATCAAACACCCTTTGCAAAACAG ATGGGCTCTCTGGTATTTCAAAAATGACAAGAGCAAAAGCTGGACAGAAAATCTGCGTCTCATCTCCAAGTTTGACACTGTGGAAGATTTCTGGGC ATTATACAATCACATACAGCAGCCCAGTAAACTTGGATTTGGCTGTGACTACTGTTTATTTAAG GATGGTATTAAACCCATGTGGGAGGATGACAGGAATAAACTCGGTGGAAGGTGGTTAATGACCCTCAACAAACAGCAACGACACAATGACCTTGATCGCTACTGGATGGAGACC CTGTTGTGTTTAATCGGAGAGTCCTTTGATGAAGCCAGTGAAGACGTGTGTGGGGCTGTGGTCAATGTCAGGCCAAAGGGGGATAAAATATCCATCTGGACGGGCAACTGCCAAAACAGAGACGCTATCATGACGATAGG GCAGCAATACAAAGAGCGTTTGAGTCTCCCAATCAAAATGCTCATCGGATACCAGTCACATGACGACACTTCTAGCAAAAGTGGCTCTACAACAAAGAACATGTATTCAGTTTGA